GGTCTGCAGACGGTTGTAGAAGCGTCGGCCCACCCACACCTTGCCATTGCCGAGCGCCGCGATGTTGGTCCCGTAGGCGTAGACCTGACCAAAGCGGGCCACGAGCTCGTCCGTACCGCTATCAGGGAAGAGCTGGCCTCCCGGCGAGCTGTAGGTCTGGAACTCCTTGCCACCCCACGCGCGATAGATGCCGGGCATGAAGTGCACATGCCAGTCGGAGCCCGCATGCGAGATGAGCCGGGCGTTGAAGGTCGGCTCGATCACGTAGTCGCACTCATTGCCCAGGCGCCACTTGGTGTCGGCACCGGGCAAGCCCATACACACTTGCGTGCCACCCCGGACGTTGATGCCGGTGCCGGCGCGCATGTAGCCCGAAAAGGTGAAGGGGAGCGGGAGCGGGTCGGCATGGGCCGTCACAGCAACACAAGTAGCGGAGAGGGCCGCGAGCAGAGCTTTGTTCGTCATCGGAGTTGTTGTTCACGAAGTGTGGAGGAGACTGCGACAAGGAGCATATGAGGAAATGAGGCCGTTTGTAGAGGGGTTACTTATATATTTGCCGGGTTGGCCCCCACCTCCGGGCCCGCGGTGAGCGCAAGGCATGCGCATACCCATTCCCGCTGCCGCGAGAAGCGGCGGAAGGTTTGGACGTAAAATAAAACCTCGAAACGCAAAGCAGCGACGTGCGCGGGGGCCGGACAGTAGCAAGGAGCGAGCCTCGTCCGTCAAGTACGCGGTGGCGCCATCGCGAGGACGGCAGTGATTGACTCCGCGCGTCACCCGCGAACCGGGAGCACTCGCACCGGGAAAATCAAAATTTCCAACCACTACGTTCCCGAGCGCCCCAATGAACCGAGACCTCAATCGGGAACTACCCGCCGCGGAGCCCGCATCACTGCTCAGTCCGGGATGCGGTATGAGAAATATGTATACCCGGCGGCGAAGGAATCAGTGAACCTGCCGCCGCGACACCGCAACGGCAATCAGGACTGGGTATTCGAAAGAAAGGAGCCGCTGCGACCAAGGCTCCACTTCACAAACCAGCTTCAACACAAGACAAAGCGCTCCACCCGGCCTGACCGGCTGGCCATACTCAGGAGCCAGCGGGACGCGCCGGCCGGACGATGACCGGGCCCATGGGCGAGACCTCGTAGCGCCCCACCGCCCTGGCGGGATCACGCTCGAGAAGGCGGCGGACCTCGTCGATCGACTCCGCCTCGAACACGGCCATCCCGAAGACGCCCGCGGGGTCGAGCACCGGGCCCGCCACCACCAGCGTGCCCGCCGCGAACTGGCCTTGGAGGAACTCGCCGTGCGCGCGCATCGCGGCCTGTTCGTCGGCGGTCATGGACATCGCGAAGTCGGGACGATTCGGAACGAGGCGGGCGAAGAAGAGGCTGGAGGGCATGGTCTCATCGCGGGTAGCACGACAGCCCGGCGGGAGGGAACCCCTCCCCTTGTGGCACGCCTTCACTCCCAGTTCACGGGGAGCCCGGAAAAAGTCAGCGTCATCATCCCGTCGGCTGGAGGGCAGGCGGGGAGGCCGACAAAGGCCCCACAAGACCCCTGCCCGCGCCCCCCATTTCCGGCGAAGATGGCGCGCCCGTGATCAACACCGGATCCCTCGTTCTCGATGACCGTTTCCGCGTTCTCAAGCTGCTCGGCACCGGGGGCATGGGCGAGGTGTACCTCGGCGAACAGGTGTCCCTGGGCCGCCGGGTGGCGATCAAGGTCCTGCACTCGGACCTGATGGTGCACCCGAGCATGATCGAGCGCTTCAAGCGCGAAGCGCGCATGCTGTCGGCCGTGGATCACCCCGCCGTGGTGCGCGTCATCGACTACGGCGAGACGGCGGCCGGCGCCTGCATCGTCATGGAGTACGTCGAGGGGGAGAACCTCTACGACGTGCTTCAGCAGGGGGCCCTGCCACCCGCGCGCGCGCTGCCCCTCTTGCACCAGCTCGCCGAGGGCCTCGCCGCCATCCACGATCGGGGCATCATCCACCGCGACATCAAGCCGGAGAACGTGCTGCTCACCCGTGGGCCGCGTGGCGAACAGGCCCGGCTGCTGGACTTCGGCATCGCCCGTCTGATGGAGGCGGACAAGGCGGGCAACCTCAGTCAGGTGGGCCTCGTCGTCGGCACCCCGGAGTACCTCTCGCCCGAACAGGCGGTGGGCGCACCGGTGGACGCGCGCAGCGACCTGTATTCCTTCGGCGCGCTCGCCTACCGCATGCTCTCGGGCCAGCTCCCCTTCCCGGGCCCGAGCCCCACCCAATTCGTCGCCCAGCACGCCTCGGCCTCCCCCACGCCCCTCATCGAGGCCGCGCCCACCCTCTCCGGGCATGCCCAGCTCGTCGCGCTGGTGATGCAACTGCTGCGCAAGGATCCGCAGTTGCGACTGCCCACCGCGCACGCCCTGGTGGAGGCACTCGGCGCGCTGTCGGCCCCCGCCATCCCGACGCCCTTCCCCCAGGTGTTGGCCTCGGGCACCCCCTTCCCGCCGCTCCCCAGCATCTCGCGCTTCCCCGTCCCCTCCCCGACTCCGCCCTCGAGCGGTACGCTCGCCTTCGCCGAGCCCGTGACGGTGGAGCAGACCGAGATCTCCCCCGCGGGAACCTCCGCCTTCGGCGGTCCGCCCCCCTCGGAGGAGCCAGCGCCCCGGAACGCCCGTTCGACCTCGCAGGCGCCCACCCGCGCCACGCCGGGCCGGCAGTTGCCCGAGGGCGCCGTCTCGCCCTCCCGCGCGTTCACCGTCCCCTCGCCCTCTCCCCTGAACGCGGCGCGCGAGGAGCCGGAGCCGGAGTCCCCCGAGCCGTCCACCTCGGGCTCGCAGCTCGTCACCGTCGTGGGCTCCGCGTCCGGCAAGACGCGCAACCTCACGTTGATGCTCACGGACCTCCAGGGCTACACCGAGCGCACCTCGCGGCAGACGCACGAGCAGAACGCGCGGATGCTGGAGACGCATGATCGGCTGCTGCAGCCCCTGGTGCGTGACTACAACGGCCGGCTGGTGCAGAAGCGCGGGGACGCACTGCTCGTCGTCTTCTCCTCACCCACCCAGGCGGTGCTCTGCGGCATGGCCATGCAGGACCGGCTGTGGCGGCACAACCAGCAGTGCGGCCCGGACGAGCGGCTGCCCGCGCGCGTCTGTCTTCACACCGGCGAGGTGCTCGTCACCCGTGACACGGTGATGGGCGAGCCGGTGGAGGTGGTCAAGGCGATGGAGCAGGTGGCCGAGGCGGGCGACGTCGTCTTCACCGGCTCGGTGAACCTGGCGCGCACGCGGGTGGAGGGGGACTGTGAGACGTTCGGCGACGTGCCCCTGCCCGGCACGAACGAGCCGCTGCCACTCTACCGCTCCCGCCGGGCCAGCGAGGGTTTGCCCTTCGGAGGCCAGGATGAGGTGTCCATGAAGCCTCCGCTCAAGGATCGGCTGGACACCGCGATGCGGCCGGTGCTGGCGGCGCGCGACTCGGTGGTGTGGGCGGCGAAGACGGTGGTGCAGAAGAGCGGAGCCCGGGTGCGCTCCCATCCCCGCCGCGCGGTGGGCGTGGGGCTCGGCGTGTTCGTGCTGCTGGGCGTGGGCACGTTCGAGTGGGTGCGCCGCCACGAGCCCACCTACCCGGCGCGCCAGCTCCTGGACACGGGCAAGCCCGCCGAGGCCTTGAAGCTGCTGACGGAGCTGCCCGCGGAGACGAAGAAGGAGGCGCGGGTGCTACAGGTGCGCGCGCGGGCGCTGCACGAGGTGAACCGGCACACCGAAGAGCTCTCGGCGTTGAACACCCTGGACGCGGCCGCGCGCGAGTCCCTGGACGAGGGCGTCCTGGACGGCCTCGCCGCGGACTTCGGCGAGGACGAGACCCACAAGGGCCTGCGCAAGTTCCTGGGGACGCTGCCCAAGGAGCAGGTGAAGGACCGCTTCGAGGCGCTGGCCGAGGAGGACTTCTCGCCCAGGCAGTGGGGCGCGCTGCGCTACCTCGAGGCGATGCAGTCCACCGACGGGCTCGACCTCGTGGAGCTGTACATGCGGGCCCTCTCCTCGAAGGACTGCGCCGTGCGGGCCAGCTCGGCGCGGCGCCTGGAGGGCCTGGGCGACGCGAAGGCGGTGGCCGCGCTGGAGGAGCTGAGCCGGACGCCCCGCGTGGGCACGAAGAACTGCGGTCAGAACGAGGCGCGCAACGCCCTCGATACGCTGACGAAGAAGTAGGCCCTTCCAAAAACAGACATTTCAATCGGACCCGGGGCGGAATACACATCCAGCCCCGCTTGGCATGCGTCAACACGCCACATTCTCAAATATGCGGCGCGGCGTATAAGCCCCCAGCATGAGCTCTTTCTTGTCTTCATCCTCCAGGTACGCCCGGGCCCTGCTCGTGACGGCGATGACGGTTCTGGTGGTTCCCGCGTGCGGCGGGGACAATCCCTCTCCTCCCCTCTCCACGAGTGAGCGCCAGGAGCTGGAACGGCAACTGGCCGGGATGCAGTCCACCATCGACGAGCTGCGGGCCCAGCTCACCCGCTACGAGCAGGACGGGGCCGCGGCACAGCAGGAAAAGGAGCAGCTGACCGCGCAGCTGGCCGACGTCCAGCAACAGCTCGCCGAGGCCCGGGAGTTGCTGGCCACCCAGGACTGGGATGGGGTGCTCGTCAAGCTGGACGCGGCGAACGAGCAGGTGAGGCAACTCCAGGCGCGGCTGGCCGCCACCCACGGCGACCTCACACTGAACGCCGCGCTGTTCTTTGGCGGCCAGCCGCTCGCGCTGGATACGCCCTACGGCCCCCCCGAAGGGGAGCTCTCCTTCACCGAGCTGCGCTACTGGCTCTCCAATGTGAGGCTCCAGAAGCAGAACGGAACGCAGGTGGCACTGCCGGACAGCTACTACCTCATCGAGGCCATCAAGGAGCAGCCGGTGCTCGGCATACCGGAAACGGGCTCGGGTCCCGTCATGATGCCGGCCAACCGCCGCGAGCGCGTCCAGGTGCCCGTGGTGCCCGCGGGCATCTACACCGGCATCACCTTCAGCGTCGGCGTGGACCCCACCTACAATGACAACCTGAGCCGCCAGGCCGGTGAGCTGCACGTCCTCAAGAACATGGCCAACGAAACCTGGATGTGGTTCACCAGCTACATCTTCACCAAGGTGAAGGGCCAGTACGTGAGGGCCGATGGGAGCAGCGCCGAGTTTGGCTGGGAGACGGGGACCAACGACGACTTCCGCACCGTGCGGCATGTCTTTCCCGCTCCTGTCACGGTGAACGCGCAGAAGGCCTTGATCGTGAACCTGCGCCTGGACACCGCCCGGCTCTTCACCGGGCTCCACCCCACCACCCAACCCCTCATCGGGGCCAGCAACGGCGTGGAGCGCGCCACCCTGTCCGACAACTTCGCGAACGGCTTCTCCCTGACGTCAGTGGAGAACCCCAACCGATGAGCCCCCCCGGGCGCCGTGGCGGGAGCGCGGCATGGAAGCTGATGCTGGCCCTGCTCGGCGCCTGTGGGCCGGGCCCGGAGGCCGTGTCCCCCCCGGAGGGTGGCGAACCCGTCCTCCCCCTGGGCATCACCTTCGTGCCAGCGCCCCAGGACAACCCGTCCAACCCCGAGGGCGTGGCCCTGGGGCGCTGGCTGTTCTACTCGCCCCTGCTGTCGGGCA
Above is a window of Cystobacter fuscus DNA encoding:
- a CDS encoding protein kinase domain-containing protein, with translation MINTGSLVLDDRFRVLKLLGTGGMGEVYLGEQVSLGRRVAIKVLHSDLMVHPSMIERFKREARMLSAVDHPAVVRVIDYGETAAGACIVMEYVEGENLYDVLQQGALPPARALPLLHQLAEGLAAIHDRGIIHRDIKPENVLLTRGPRGEQARLLDFGIARLMEADKAGNLSQVGLVVGTPEYLSPEQAVGAPVDARSDLYSFGALAYRMLSGQLPFPGPSPTQFVAQHASASPTPLIEAAPTLSGHAQLVALVMQLLRKDPQLRLPTAHALVEALGALSAPAIPTPFPQVLASGTPFPPLPSISRFPVPSPTPPSSGTLAFAEPVTVEQTEISPAGTSAFGGPPPSEEPAPRNARSTSQAPTRATPGRQLPEGAVSPSRAFTVPSPSPLNAAREEPEPESPEPSTSGSQLVTVVGSASGKTRNLTLMLTDLQGYTERTSRQTHEQNARMLETHDRLLQPLVRDYNGRLVQKRGDALLVVFSSPTQAVLCGMAMQDRLWRHNQQCGPDERLPARVCLHTGEVLVTRDTVMGEPVEVVKAMEQVAEAGDVVFTGSVNLARTRVEGDCETFGDVPLPGTNEPLPLYRSRRASEGLPFGGQDEVSMKPPLKDRLDTAMRPVLAARDSVVWAAKTVVQKSGARVRSHPRRAVGVGLGVFVLLGVGTFEWVRRHEPTYPARQLLDTGKPAEALKLLTELPAETKKEARVLQVRARALHEVNRHTEELSALNTLDAAARESLDEGVLDGLAADFGEDETHKGLRKFLGTLPKEQVKDRFEALAEEDFSPRQWGALRYLEAMQSTDGLDLVELYMRALSSKDCAVRASSARRLEGLGDAKAVAALEELSRTPRVGTKNCGQNEARNALDTLTKK
- a CDS encoding MbnP family protein; the encoded protein is MSSSSRYARALLVTAMTVLVVPACGGDNPSPPLSTSERQELERQLAGMQSTIDELRAQLTRYEQDGAAAQQEKEQLTAQLADVQQQLAEARELLATQDWDGVLVKLDAANEQVRQLQARLAATHGDLTLNAALFFGGQPLALDTPYGPPEGELSFTELRYWLSNVRLQKQNGTQVALPDSYYLIEAIKEQPVLGIPETGSGPVMMPANRRERVQVPVVPAGIYTGITFSVGVDPTYNDNLSRQAGELHVLKNMANETWMWFTSYIFTKVKGQYVRADGSSAEFGWETGTNDDFRTVRHVFPAPVTVNAQKALIVNLRLDTARLFTGLHPTTQPLIGASNGVERATLSDNFANGFSLTSVENPNR
- a CDS encoding YciI family protein; this translates as MPSSLFFARLVPNRPDFAMSMTADEQAAMRAHGEFLQGQFAAGTLVVAGPVLDPAGVFGMAVFEAESIDEVRRLLERDPARAVGRYEVSPMGPVIVRPARPAGS